In one Hymenobacter sp. DG25B genomic region, the following are encoded:
- a CDS encoding acyl-CoA dehydrogenase family protein, giving the protein MAAPPSLEMLLAAAAHLVPCLAARAAQTDTVGGFPTEELDQLRTAGLLTAPLPLADNGADLMAPANTLTMLSVLKHIGRGNLAVGRIYEGHVNALQLIQRFASPAQQARWTVDAQAGHVFGVWNTQAEDGVHLQTLPSGGYRLQGSKTFASGAGHITRPLITGALPDGGWQLFVLPTDSQPPALDASFWQPLGMRATASLHADLTNLEISPEELVGQPGAYYQQPWFSGGAIRFAAVQLGGAEAVFDETRRFLQDLGRTDDPYQRMRLGEMAMLIESGNLWLRGAADHAARPAAETEAEATVAYANLVRTAIEEICLRVLQLAERCVGARGLLQPEPFERLHRDLTHYLRQPAPDAAVADAGRYVLHNTAPAYQLWHD; this is encoded by the coding sequence TTGGCAGCTCCCCCTTCTCTGGAAATGCTGCTGGCCGCTGCCGCCCACCTTGTCCCCTGTCTGGCAGCCCGCGCCGCGCAAACCGATACGGTGGGCGGCTTTCCTACTGAAGAGCTTGACCAGCTCCGCACGGCTGGCCTGCTAACGGCCCCGCTACCTCTGGCTGACAACGGGGCCGACCTGATGGCCCCCGCCAATACGCTCACAATGTTGAGCGTGCTAAAGCATATTGGGCGCGGCAACCTGGCCGTAGGGCGTATTTACGAGGGACACGTGAATGCCCTGCAGCTTATTCAGCGCTTTGCCAGCCCGGCGCAACAAGCCCGCTGGACGGTTGATGCGCAAGCTGGTCATGTATTTGGGGTTTGGAACACCCAAGCTGAGGACGGCGTGCATCTGCAGACACTACCCAGTGGCGGTTACCGCCTGCAGGGCAGCAAAACCTTTGCCTCGGGCGCCGGCCACATAACGCGGCCACTTATTACGGGCGCACTGCCTGACGGCGGCTGGCAGCTGTTTGTACTACCTACCGATAGCCAGCCGCCTGCCTTAGACGCGTCCTTCTGGCAACCACTGGGTATGCGGGCCACCGCCAGCCTGCACGCCGACTTAACGAACCTGGAAATCAGCCCGGAGGAGCTGGTAGGTCAGCCCGGTGCCTATTATCAGCAGCCGTGGTTTAGCGGCGGCGCCATCCGGTTTGCCGCCGTGCAGTTGGGCGGGGCCGAGGCAGTATTTGATGAAACCCGGCGTTTTCTGCAGGATTTGGGCCGTACTGATGACCCCTACCAACGGATGCGGCTGGGAGAAATGGCCATGCTGATTGAAAGCGGCAACCTGTGGCTGCGCGGCGCCGCCGACCACGCAGCGCGCCCCGCGGCTGAAACCGAGGCGGAAGCCACGGTAGCCTATGCCAACCTGGTGCGCACGGCCATAGAAGAAATCTGCCTGCGGGTACTACAGCTGGCCGAGCGCTGCGTGGGCGCCCGGGGCCTGCTGCAGCCCGAGCCCTTTGAGCGCCTGCACCGCGACCTGAC